The following coding sequences are from one Lolium rigidum isolate FL_2022 chromosome 6, APGP_CSIRO_Lrig_0.1, whole genome shotgun sequence window:
- the LOC124662547 gene encoding protein NRT1/ PTR FAMILY 2.13-like codes for MLMAPVLSDKSGVGASAETPKSAMVAITLTATIHQLKPPSCGVLARQAGTCAGPSGLQRAVLYIAMGLLVVGTGATSPTSLPFGADQFDERRHKEGLRRYYSGYYVVTMMATFLALTVIAYVQDKVSWGLGLAIPTALMLATFVVFLVGTPWYVYVLPEGSIFASVARVAVASCRKWRLRLPHPNDAQRQEALLYSDPPPAAGRVVDFRLPLTLQLSFLNKAAMVTDADEKRPDGFPARPWKLCSVQQVEEVKCIVKIIPIWISGVLWFIGMVEISNYTFLQVLTMDLHMGKNFSIPPVSIFAIFYLSVALFVFIYELLIAPVVQRLTKTEGGLTLLQRQGVGFAISVLSFVIAAMVERRRRDSALGHGDGGTSPLSVFLVAPQLMVMGLSAAFSMVGQMEFYNTQFPHQMRTLGNAAFYCAQGAGNYLATLVVNVVNARTRRRGGGGWVSDDINEGRLDYFYYAMAVFGAVNLVYFLVCSNFHRYKDQ; via the coding sequence tggtgGCGATCACACTGACCGCGACGATCCATCAGCTCAAGCCGCCATCATGCGGCGTCCTGGCGCGGCAAGCCGGCACGTGCGCGGGCCCGTCGGGCCTCCAGCGCGCTGTGCTGTACATCGCCATGGGGCTGCTCGTCGTCGGCACGGGCGCCACGAGTCCGACCAGCCTGCCATTTGGCGCGGACCAGTTCGATGAGAGGCGCCACAAGGAAGGGCTCAGACGCTACTACAGCGGGTACTACGTCGTCACCATGATGGCCACGTTCCTGGCGCTCACCGTCATAGCGTACGTCCAGGACAAGGTGAGCTGGGGCCTTGGCCTTGCAATCCCAACGGCTCTCATGCTGGCCACCTTTGTCGTGTTCCTCGTCGGCACGCCGTGGTACGTCTACGTGCTGCCCGAGGGCAGCATCTTCGCTAGCGTCGCGCGGGTGGCCGTCGCATCTTGCCGGAAGTGGCGGCTCCGGCTGCCGCACCCCAACGACGCGCAGCGGCAGGAGGCGCTACTCTATAGCGAcccccctcccgccgccggccgcgttgTAGACTTCAGGCTCCCGCTCACGCTGCAACTCAGCTTTCTAAACAAGGCTGCCATGGTGACCGACGCCGACGAGAAGCGGCCCGACGGGTTCCCGGCGCGGCCGTGGAAACTTTGCAGCGTACAGCAGGTGGAGGAGGTGAAGTGCATCGTAAAGATCATTCCCATATGGATCTCCGGCGTGCTGTGGTTCATCGGCATGGTAGAGATTTCCAACTACACGTTTCTGCAGGTTCTTACCATGGACCTCCACATGGGCAAGAACTTCTCCATCCCGCCGGTGTCGATATTCGCCATATTCTACCTCTCAGTTGCGCTCTTCGTGTTCATTTACGAGCTGCTCATCGCCCCGGTCGTGCAGCGGCTCACCAAGACGGAGGGCGGCCTCACCTTGCTGCAGAGGCAGGGCGTCGGGTTCGCGATCAGCGTGCTGTCGTTCGTGATTGCAGCCATGGTGGAGCGCCGGCGTAGGGACTCCGCGCTCGGACACGGTGACGGTGGCACGTCGCCACTGTCCGTGTTCCTCGTCGCACCGCAGCTCATGGTGATGGGCTTGTCCGCGGCGTTCAGCATGGTTGGGCAGATGGAGTTCTACAACACGCAGTTCCCGCACCAGATGCGCACGCTCGGGAACGCAGCTTTCTACTGCGCCCAGGGCGCCGGCAACTATCTGGCCACGCTGGTGGTGAACGTCGTGAACGCGAGGACgaggcggcgtggcggcggcggatggGTCAGCGACGACATCAACGAAGGGAGGCTGGATTACTTCTACTACGCCATGGCCGTGTTCGGGGCGGTCAACCTCGTCTACTTCCTCGTCTGCTCCAACTTCCATCGGTACAAGGACCAGTAG
- the LOC124662546 gene encoding putative lipid-transfer protein DIR1, protein MAAGRKVMVSNAGVAAAALVALLVVAAASGAAGKLCGINPSSLADECRSYCRWGSTDSAPSGQCCSALKGAQFSCLCRYKSALPSDIDPKRAMEIPNKCDAGAPTSCK, encoded by the coding sequence ATGGCCGCCGGGAGGAAGGTGATGGTGAGCAACgccggcgtcgccgccgccgcgctggtGGCGCTGCTCGTGGTGGCGGCAGCGTCGGGCGCGGCCGGCAAACTGTGCGGCATCAACCCGTCAAGCTTGGCGGACGAGTGCCGGTCGTACTGCAGGTGGGGCAGCACGGACAGCGCGCCCAGCGGCCAGTGCTGCTCCGCGCTCAAGGGCGCCCAGTTCTCGTGCCTCTGCCGGTACAAGAGCGCGCTGCCGTCGGACATCGACCCCAAGCGCGCCATGGAGATCCCGAACAAGTGCGACGCCGGGGCGCCCACCTCCTGCAAGTGA